The window GACCATCAATCGAGAATTAGAAGTTCTGACGAAGATGATGCGGTTAGGCTACGAAAATCACAAGGTAGCAAGGATTCCCATTATTCGCCAACTCAAGGAGGCCGCTCCCCGATCGGGCTTCTTTGAGCGGAGAGATTTCGAGAGCGTGAGAAGGCAATTGCGTGTGGACCTTCAGGTGGCCATCTGCATCGCCTATACGTACGGTTGGAGAGTTCAGAGCGAAGTATTGTCGCTGTCCCTCGCGCAAGTGGATCTGGAGGCTGGTACCTTACGGCTGGATCCGGGCAGCACCAAGAATGAAGACGCGCGGGTGGTCTACCTGACGGCGGACCTGAAAACCTTCATCGCCGAGCAAATGGACCGGGTCAAAGCGCTCAGTAAAAAACTTCAGCGCATCATTCCCCATCTGTTTCCGCATCTCACAGGAAGGCATATCGGCGAACGTATCCAGGATTTCCGGAAGGCTTGGGCGACAGCCTGCAAGAAGGTGGGACTACCAGGAATGCTCCGACATGATTGCCGGCGTACAGCGGTCCGGAATTTAGTCAATGCGGGGGTGTCCGAGCGAGTGGCCATGAAGATTACGGGTCATCGGACCAGAGAGGTCTTCGACCGGTACCATATCGTGAGTCCGAGTGATCTTCAGGAGGCATCGAGAAAGCTGTCTGCTCCAGTTCTGGGCACGATTTCGGGCACGCCGAAGCCCGCCGTTATTGACCCCCCAAAGTTAAGTGTGCGATAAACAAGCGGCGCGCCCGTAGCTCAGTTGGATAGAGCGTCGGGCTTCGAACCCGCAGGTCGCAGGTTCAATTCCTGCCGGGCGCACCAATTCTTTCAAGCACTTATGAACCATTTGCTCCTCTGAGCGAGTATGGATCCACGGTTTGTGTTACGGTTCCGCCTGGGAATCGTCCCTCATACGGGCTACCCCCAGATCTATCACCGTGCCGAACAACAGAAGGAAATGCTAGGAGGCGATCGCGACGTGGGCGCGCTGCAGCGGTGTCGGGTGGAAGTCGAAACTGATGCCTACCAAAAGATTGTCGACTGGCGGTATCAAAGCGAGTGTTATTAGGACAAGAAGGGGCTCTTGCCGAAGGGGAAGTCGGTTGAAGTCGATGGCGAGCGACGCATGAACACGATCCCTCTCGTGGCTTCCGGC is drawn from Nitrospiraceae bacterium and contains these coding sequences:
- a CDS encoding site-specific integrase, which gives rise to TINRELEVLTKMMRLGYENHKVARIPIIRQLKEAAPRSGFFERRDFESVRRQLRVDLQVAICIAYTYGWRVQSEVLSLSLAQVDLEAGTLRLDPGSTKNEDARVVYLTADLKTFIAEQMDRVKALSKKLQRIIPHLFPHLTGRHIGERIQDFRKAWATACKKVGLPGMLRHDCRRTAVRNLVNAGVSERVAMKITGHRTREVFDRYHIVSPSDLQEASRKLSAPVLGTISGTPKPAVIDPPKLSVR